A part of Leishmania braziliensis MHOM/BR/75/M2904 complete genome, chromosome 30 genomic DNA contains:
- a CDS encoding putative pseudouridine synthase A-like protein yields MTSSSTADNHSEVAGTVAASTSICGSREVTASLPMALPILRGTKKEKTEKAFSFNRYPSRKIGLRLAYHGHVHDGLAKQKETDNTVEGLVCDALRRVRLIPEDGPHNFGRCGRTDKGVSALGNAFSLTARASCTADADPQLPPLDYCSMLNNVLPSTIRIVGCALVDDRFDARFSCVHRTYRYYFCHRGLNLAAMQEAAAFFLGTHNFRNFCQMDVVNVSNFTRTVLSVGLHPSEELPELISYLEITANSFLYHQIRCTMEVLFLVGRGLEAPSVVQTMLELGDCKPTYPLADGTPLILWDCAFDNVQWQLSHSAFQAVEQVLQDISTALLIRATSAAAMRSQLFRWYTGTVDVFAREKLEEEDAAGRVRSCAVVRHDPEVRRLDGWSITGCDWTESGTSRRMKARKRDLLYYIRTDANKGKPPLATTSGEAKASPAAETRASTPLMPMNYVPLLQRETERTYEEEVRGLSDKKRARYEVNEAKKAAGAAVHKEMMSED; encoded by the coding sequence ATGACATCCTCGTCCACCGCAGACAACCACAGTGAGGTTGCCGGAACAGTCGCAGCCTCGACCTCCATCTGCGGCAGCCGCGAGGTAACCGCCTCGCTTCCGATGGCGCTGCCCATACTGAGGGGTacaaagaaggaaaagactGAGAAGGCGTTCTCTTTTAACCGGTACCCCAGTCGAAAGATTGGCCTGCGGCTGGCATATCACGGCCACGTGCACGACGGCCTCGCAAAACAGAAGGAGACGGACAACACTGTCGAGGGGCTCGTGTGTGATGCGTTGCGGCGAGTTCGGCTCATCCCGGAGGACGGACCGCACAACTTTGGACGGTGCGGTCGCACAGACAAGGGCGTCAGTGCTCTTGGCAACGCCTTCTCGCTCACCGCACGCGCGTCGTGCACTGCAGACGCGGATCCGCAGCTGCCTCCGCTGGACTATTGCAGCATGCTGAACAACGTCCTGCCCTCGACGATTCGTATTGTTGGCTGCGCGTTGGTCGATGACCGCTTTGATGCGCGCTTTTCCTGTGTCCATCGTACCTATCGCTACTACTTTTGCCACCGTGGGCTCAACCTGGCAGCAATGCAGGAGGCCGCTGCCTTCTTCTTGGGAACGCACAACTTCCGCAACTTCTGCCAGATGGACGTTGTGAATGTGAGCAACTTCACGCGAACGGTGCTCTCGGTTGGGCTGCACCCGAGTGAGGAACTCCCAGAGCTGATCTCCTACCTTGAGATCACGGCAAACTCGTTCTTGTACCATCAAATTCGCTGCACCATGGAGGTGCTGTTCCTCGTTGGCCGCGGGTTGGAGGCCCCTAGCGTGGTCCAGACAATGCTAGAGCTAGGTGATTGCAAGCCAACATACCCCCTTGCAGACGGTACCCCGCTGATATTGTGGGACTGCGCCTTCGACAATGTTCAGTGGCAGCTGTCCCACAGTGCGTTCCAGGCAGTtgagcaggtgctgcaggacatTAGCACAGCGCTGCTTATCCGCGCCACATCAGCGGCTGCTATGCGGTCCCAACTATTCCGCTGGTACACCGGTACCGTAGACGTGTTTGCTAGGGAGaagttggaggaggaggacgcagCCGGCAGAGTCCGCTCGTGCGCTGTTGTTCGACACGATCCCGAGGTGCGGCGCCTGGATGGGTGGTCCATCACGGGGTGCGACTGGACAGAGTCGGGTACCTCTAGACGGATGAAGGCGCGCAAGCGCGACCTGCTCTACTACATCCGCACGGACGCTAACAAAGGGAAGCCCCCGTTGGCGACGACGAGCGGTGAGGCAAAGGCTTCCCCGGCAGCAGAAACCCGAGCGAGCACCCCGCTGATGCCGATGAACTACGTGCCTCTTTTGCAGCGTGAGACGGAGCGCACCtatgaggaggaggtgcggggGCTGAGCGACAAGAAGCGTGCGCGGTACGAAGTGAatgaggcgaagaaggcagcCGGTGCCGCGGTGCATAAAGAGATGATGAGTGAGGACTAA
- a CDS encoding putative protein kinase, whose amino-acid sequence MTSPGVVWDGASLLLATDVAGVIHCYRYTTEKVCGDDTDDDDERVAVLTHLWSRSIGDEEVPSELVTGNGSSTYSLASLTTGTQQTVRDARAGFQCTLSKRLLRLQSASAMPALSVVPDPSGDHGGLSSGPPKKSRLTGGQSSTNDCNADIAYSTTAQGTREGGSNSNSPAAVAHYLRRQAIDAQCPFCTWASSLSSSPSAALASVCLSSTPELACASPVAVREKPTSAVVSAASPSCRIGTGDRAEMECRWSKGPEETDGGCCGSADNCENLFRPCDFMARIPEAAYSTFNASATAQPAVETGAIMSTDRNNPVVGCRSSPSAEVAWYWRCPRSVFDARTAPDGKSSDTKHTAHRHVVNENETSQLSSDKTEKETTKFGDDAAVEHLWMSLPEAVRHWNAICCHHHQLLLLRHMEERYSELDLFTGASLGSVALTADMAAATESAILDATSSSNNLEHSIFSSISDGSSTESSSDSVDGVFDATGDGVPRAVLSLKTQRYQTLIMQARVPRSPTKVAKKKTRKATMPAPIRKTAHRCLAKLSAPVIQLGLTWHQLRHGVHKELPFSDADDEGVEEGHQGEAELVAVPQGEAAQSFPSSSSESTLHNSSTSTSDIDMDVLAGRKQLPPQYSFVRAVSPASSQSFISATSQSGAGNQPATRPRKTPAKQKRAEAGRSAMPSAGREAVLHDIPVRCGPGGCVYGGVAGTVGSITTTFASVETVPPQFLLLLQLPLPLVEAFWITLPSSSASQSSQNGSEAANLYRAGARSMFAVELRRVPWLPHDVCSLQAAEPAVDAPINAARPLTASLGDASASVGLTTLQGFVLDAQGVSSAPRAMSVGFPRILRTLSAYDICIAKSASVHRPRLVHDTMGNVKGLSASSDARERERSAKEETAPEYRNSPHAMPAGSSHTSLFYRSNKRSSSLSHSIRPPPSNYSPAINFFDENFEPLMLLGRGVSGAVLLVRHRFTGVFYAIKVLVARDYESECDILQELRVHAMLENRYVVRYHTCWSEVISPIRAQQLAFIGVCHPYEANMARRKRLNSASSSFSSTMPRRSARDGTWHPRANSDGCIPTRSQLRSAPGGWDHLRLPSHLSTILVGSTSTSESATPEVAQKRSRPQLRGSAWSATIMDELEDLTDEEGDETLLGQMEKWQGWASDRLGYSGPGMPSPTAIEPQPARHPLAVSSPSPAVRNTHALLASLRLRKKPPIASVLSSEPPFAASDSMGVTTVQEVYDGEEEEAESILDYTQGGDCSSSVSSGNSYGRPAPEKDSLQRQKGHTIIGTRVVFLQMELCQGTLAQYLASRASINRVENLIIAMQMVAGVRYLHHRGILHRDVKPTNVFLDYRCQYDKTVHQLNMSDTSSADGGSEDEGSAEASLGFSGSPASPCSAAAAGNGEGDNEACEPLSSSALTLCRRHPRVCSPELPSGGCSPSVSSAPRRSSIVPPGMQSLYPAVPSSLASDWNARMTMTSLSNLPSWDGERAVLDFVMHAPHRIASEMLQERLLRRPPPPAVCQRASSKCKMMEKEMGSSDAPMPLMAPNGGRNFRRRLANWLLHRFVQVRLGDFGLAKFLYQQELRVDGFVSMNAINTTGVGSPLYASPEQLQGSRCTPASDAFSVGVVLAEMYLQPKTVAERLTVLREVREGVYRDTTLLSRFPELKLVRRLTAAEPERRMTLAALHKDLKSFLEQALHEEVCRHYE is encoded by the coding sequence ATGACGAGTCCCGGAGTCGTTTGGGatggtgcttctcttcttctcgccaCCGATGTGGCTGGGGTAATTCACTGCTACCGGTACACGACGGAGAAGGTGTGTGGCGATGACACcgacgatgatgatgagCGTGTTGCCGTCTTGACACACCTTTGGTCGCGTAGTATtggggacgaggaggtgccgTCTGAGTTGGTGACGGGAAATGGTAGTAGCACGTATTCACTGGCGTCTTTGACTACAGGAACCCAACAAACGGTGCGGGACGCACGCGCTGGATTTCAGTGTACACTTTCAAAGCGTCTTCTCCGCCTACAGTCCGCCTCGGCCATGCCCGCTCTTTCGGTGGTGCCGGACCCATCGGGAGACCACGGCGGCCTGTCGTCTGGACCACCCAAGAAGTCGCGTTTGACTGGCgggcagagcagcaccaacgaCTGCAATGCAGACATAGCGTATAGCACTACCGCCCAAGGCaccagagagggagggagcaaCAGCAACTCTCCAGCAGCGGTAGCGCATTATCTTCGACGACAGGCGATCGACGCCCAGTGCCCGTTCTGCACATGGGCGTCTTCCTTATCTTCGTCACCGTCTGCTGCACTTGCCTCAGTCTGCTTGTCGTCCACTCCCGAGCTCGCCTGCGCCTCGCCTGTTGCCGTTCGTGAAAAGCCAACGAGTGCAGTAGTCTCAGCTGCTTCCCCGTCGTGTCGTATCGGCACGGGCGACCGAGCCGAGATGGAATGTAGATGGAGCAAAGGACCGGAAGAGACTGATGGGGGTTGCTGTGGTAGCGCTGATAATTGCGAGAACCTCTTTCGACCCTGCGACTTTATGGCTCGAATCCCGGAGGCTGCCTACAGCACTTTCAATGCGAGTGCGACAGCTCAGCCGGCGGTAGAGACAGGCGCTATCATGTCCACTGATCGAAACAATCCGGTAGTGGGGTGCAGGTCCAGCCCATCTGCCGAGGTCGCATGGTATTGGCGCTGCCCACGCTCCGTCTTCGATGCGCGCACGGCACCCGACGGTAAAAGCAGCGACACAAAGCACACAGCGCACAGACACGTTGTGAACGAGAATGAAACCAGTCAGCTAAGCAGTGACAAGACGGAGAAGGAAACGACTAAGTTTGGTGACGATGCCGCAGTGGAGCATCTATGGATGTCTTTGCCCGAGGCAGTGAGGCACTGGAATGCCATCTGCTGTCATCATCACCAACTGCTGCTCTTGCGCCACATGGAGGAGCGGTACAGCGAGCTGGATCTATTCACAGGGGCATCGCTTGGTAGTGTTGCTTTGACGGCTGACATGGCTGCGGCGACCGAATCAGCGATCCTAGATGCAACATCGTCTTCCAACAACTTGGAGCACAGCATTTTCTCTTCCATCagtgacggcagcagcaccgagagTAGCAGCGACAGCGTTGATGGCGTCTTTGATGCGACTGGCGACGGAGTGCCGCGTGCGGTGTTATCGCTGAAGACGCAGCGATATCAAACACTCATCATGCAGGCGCGAGTGCCCCGCTCTCCCACGAAAGTCGCTAAAAAGAAGACAAGGAAAGCCACAATGCCTGCTCCGATACGGAAAACAGCTCACAGGTGCTTGGCAAAGCTCTCCGCACCGGTGATTCAGCTTGGTCTAACATGGCACCAACTCAGACATGGAGTTCATAAGGAATTGCCTTTCTCCGATGCCGATGATGagggtgtggaggagggacaTCAGGGAGAAGCGGAGCTGGTTGCTGTACCTCAAGGCGAGGCTGCACAATCATTTccgtcgagcagcagcgagagtACGCTTCACAATAGCAGCACAAGTACGTCGGACATCGACATGGATGTCTTGGCGGGCCGCAAGCAGCTCCCCCCGCAGTACTCCTTTGTCCGCGCTGTCAGTCCTGCATCGTCGCAATCTTTCATTTCTGCAACTTCgcagagcggcgccggcaaTCAACCAGCAACGCGCCCGAGAAAGACGCCTGCAAAACAGAAGCGTGCAGAAGCTGGCAGGAGCGCAATGCCCTCCGCAGGACGCGAGGCAGTGCTGCATGACATCCCGGTAAGGTGCGGGCCGGGCGGATGCGTGTACGGAGGAGTTGCTGGAACGGTTGgcagcatcaccaccaccttcgcaAGCGTTGAGACGGTGCCTCCGCagtttcttcttcttctgcagctgcctctccctcttgtgGAGGCGTTCTGGATAACCCTGCCGTCATCCTCCGCATCGCAGAGCTCACAGAATGGCAGCGAAGCGGCGAACCTGTATCGCGCAGGCGCGCGGTCTATGTTTGCAGTCGAGCTACGGCGTGTGCCGTGGCTTCCACACGACGTCTGCAGTCTTCAGGCTGCCGAGCCTGCTGTCGATGCACCGATAAACGCCGCCAGACCATTGACCGCATCGTTGGGTGATGCCAGCGCATCAGTGGGACTGACGACTCTGCAAGGATTTGTCCTCGATGCGCAGGGGGTATCCTCGGCGCCGCGTGCGATGTCTGTCGGGTTTCCGCGTATCTTGCGTACGCTTTCTGCCTATGACATATGTATCGCTAAGAGTGCATCTGTGCATAGACCTCGGCTTGTGCACGACACCATGGGAAACGTCAAGGGACTTAGCGCCTCTTCCGACGCAAGGGAGCGCGAGCGGTCTGCTAAGGAGGAAACGGCGCCAGAGTATCGCAACAGTCCTCACGCTATGCCCGCGGGAAGCTCGCACACATCCTTATTCTACAGGAGCaacaagagaagcagcagcctctCTCACAGCATCCGCCCACCTCCGAGCAACTACAGTCCGGCGATAAATTTTTTTGACGAAAACTTCGAGCCGCTCATGCTACTTGGTCGCGGCGTTAGTGGGGCGGTGCTACTAGTGCGACATCGCTTCACCGGCGTCTTCTACGCCATCAAGGTGCTGGTCGCTCGCGACTACGAGAGTGAGTGCGATAttctgcaggagctgcgggtTCATGCGATGTTGGAAAACCGATACGTAGTGCGCTACCATACCTGCTGGTCCGAAGTCATCTCCCCCATCCgtgcacagcagctggcgtTCATCGGTGTGTGCCACCCGTACGAGGCGAATATGGCACGCCGCAAGCGACTGAACTcagcctcttcttccttctcgtCCACGATGCCTAGACGGAGCGCACGGGACGGCACCTGGCACCCACGCGCAAACTCCGATGGATGCATTCCCACCAGGTCGCAGTTGCGCAGTGCGCCTGGTGGGTGGGATCACCTGAGGCTCCCAAGCCATTTGAGCACGATTCTTGTGGGGAGTACTTCAACGAGTGAGTCGGCgacgccggaggtggcgcagaaGCGATCGCGTCCGCAActccgcggcagcgcttGGAGTGCAACCATCATGGACGAACTTGAAGATTTGACGGATGAGGAAGGGGACGAAACGCTTCTCGGCCAGATGGAGAAGTGGCAAGGATGGGCAAGTGATCGGTTGGGGTACTCAGGTCCAGGAATGCCGTCACCTACAGCGATAGAGCCACAACCCGCACGGCACCCTCTAGCCGTTTCGTCGCCCTCTCCGGCTGTGCGGAACACGCATGCTCTCCTAGCTTCACTCCGACTACGCAAGAAGCCGCCCATTGCCTCTGTTCTCAGCTCCGAGCCCCCATTTGCCGCCTCAGACAGCATGGGTGTCACCACTGTTCAGGAAGTCTACGAcggcgaggaagaagaggcggagtCCATCTTGGATTATACGCAAGGGggcgactgcagcagcagcgtgagtAGCGGCAACAGCTATGGCAGACCTGCACCCGAGAAGGACAGCCTCCAGCGGCAGAAGGGGCACACCATCATTGGCACACGTGTGGTGTTCCTGCAGATGGAGCTGTGCCAGGGGACTCTTGCGCAGTACCTCGCCTCGCGCGCTTCCATTAATCGCGTGGAGAACTTGATCATTGCCATGCAGATGGTGGCAGGTGTGCGGTACCTGCATCATCGCGGCATCCTGCACCGTGACGTGAAGCCGACAAATGTCTTTCTGGATTACCGGTGCCAATACGACAAGACAGTCCACCAGTTGAACATGTCGGACACAAGCAGTGCTGATGGAGGCTCTGAGGACGAGGGTAGTGCGGAAGCTTCCTTGGGGTTTTCAGGGTCGCCTGCCTCtccctgcagcgctgcggcggcagggAACGGCGAAGGCGACAACGAGGCCTGTGAACCTCTGTCATCGTCAGCCCTAACCTTGTGTCGACGTCACCCAAGAGTCTGTTCGCCGGAGCTTCCGTCCGGTGGCTGCAGCCCGAGCGTGTcttctgcgccgcggcgctcCTCTATCGTACCACCTGGCATGCAGAGCCTCTACCCTGCtgtcccctcctctctcgcgtCCGACTGGAATGCGAGGATGACCATGACTTCGCTGAGCAACTTGCCTTCATGGGATGGCGAGCGGGCAGTCCTCGATTTCGTCATGCACGCGCCTCACCGCATCGCTTCTGAgatgctgcaggagcgaCTGCTTCggcggccgccaccacctgcggTTTGCCAACGTGCCAGCTCGAAGTGCAAGATGATGGAGAAGGAGATGGGCTCCTCGGATGCACCGATGCCACTTATGGCGCCCAATGGTGGTCGTAACTTTCGCCGCCGTCTAGCGAATTGGCTGCTCCACCGCTTTGTGCAGGTACGCCTGGGAGATTTTGGGCTGGCTAAGTTTCTGTATcagcaggagctgcgtgTGGATGGCTTTGTTTCGATGAACGCGATCAACACTACTGGCGTTGGCTCTCCGCTCTACGCGAGCCCAGAGCAGCTTCAGGGAAGTCGGTGCACACCTGCCTCGGATGCCTTCTCGGTCGGCGTAGTACTGGCGGAGATGTATCTTCAGCCCAAGACCGTTGCGGAGCGTTtgacggtgctgcgcgaggtgcgTGAGGGGGTCTACCGAGATACGACGCTGCTTTCCCGGTTCCCTGAGCTGAAGCTGGTGCGGCGCTTAACTGCAGCAGAACCAGAGCGCCGTATGACCCTCGCGGCGCTTCACAAAGACCTCAAGTCCTTTCTTGAACAGGCACTGCACGAGGAGGTGTGCCGTCACTACGAGTAG